One stretch of Nocardia mangyaensis DNA includes these proteins:
- a CDS encoding aspartate-semialdehyde dehydrogenase has translation MGVRVGVVGATGQVGAVMRKLLEERDFPADEVRFFASARSAGKTLPWRGGEIVVEDTETADPSGLDIALFSAGATMSRVQAPRFAAAGVTVIDNSSAWRKDPEVPLVVSEVNPEATRNLVKGIIANPNCTTMAAMPVLKPLHDVAGLQRLIVSSYQAVSGSGLAGVEELASQIRAVADDAEKLVHDGSAVNFPAPNKYVAPIAFDVIPLAGALVDDGSFETDEDQKLRNESRKILGLPELLVSGTCVRVPVFTGHSLSINAEFAEPLSVEQAKELLAKAPGVRLVDVPTPLAAAGQDDSLVGRIRQDPGVPGGRGLALFISGDNLRKGAALNTIQIAEVLLNDR, from the coding sequence ATGGGCGTACGTGTAGGAGTCGTCGGCGCGACCGGACAGGTCGGCGCCGTCATGCGCAAGCTGCTGGAAGAGCGCGACTTCCCGGCCGACGAGGTGCGGTTCTTCGCGTCCGCGCGCTCGGCCGGCAAGACGCTGCCGTGGCGCGGCGGCGAGATCGTCGTCGAGGACACCGAGACCGCCGATCCCTCGGGTCTCGACATCGCGCTGTTCTCGGCCGGTGCCACCATGTCTCGGGTCCAGGCCCCGCGCTTCGCCGCGGCCGGTGTCACCGTGATCGACAATTCCTCGGCCTGGCGCAAGGACCCCGAGGTACCGCTGGTGGTCTCGGAGGTCAACCCCGAGGCCACGCGCAACCTGGTCAAGGGGATCATCGCCAACCCGAATTGCACCACGATGGCCGCGATGCCGGTGCTCAAGCCGCTGCACGACGTGGCCGGCTTGCAGCGGTTGATCGTGTCGTCGTACCAGGCTGTTTCCGGTTCGGGTCTGGCCGGTGTCGAGGAGCTCGCCTCGCAGATCCGCGCGGTGGCCGACGATGCCGAGAAGCTGGTGCACGACGGGTCGGCCGTGAATTTCCCCGCGCCGAACAAGTACGTCGCGCCGATCGCGTTCGATGTGATTCCGCTGGCGGGTGCGCTGGTCGATGACGGGTCGTTCGAGACCGACGAGGATCAGAAGCTGCGCAACGAGAGCCGCAAGATTCTCGGACTGCCCGAACTGCTGGTCTCGGGTACCTGTGTGCGCGTGCCGGTGTTCACCGGGCACTCGCTGTCGATCAATGCCGAGTTCGCCGAGCCGCTTTCGGTCGAGCAGGCCAAGGAACTGCTGGCCAAGGCGCCCGGTGTGCGGTTGGTGGATGTGCCGACGCCGTTGGCTGCCGCTGGGCAGGACGACTCGCTGGTCGGGCGGATTCGGCAGGATCCGGGTGTGCCGGGTGGGCGTGGGCTCGCGCTGTTCATCTCTGGGGACAATCTGCGTAAGGGTGCTGCGCTGAACACGATTCAGATCGCGGAAGTGTTGTTGAACGACCGCTGA
- a CDS encoding aminotransferase class IV, translating into MAQPHSHVFLGDRLVPADQATVGVASSAVLYGLSVYTVFPVLVEGGARHAFRLADHFRRLEESCKIIGIDRFAQEWDYARFEVGVRELVAANAPADDVFVRVSVHVVESIPGTRVRGCAIQVSMFVYDAVPIVPQDGMRLKSSPWRRIPDNAIPSRAKVNGAYVNSVLAKQDAIDSGYDDCVFLDGGGHVCELSAANIFLVRGGTLITPDVSCDILDGINRRTVLTLAREEGIPVRERTVDLTELYIADEVFVTGTSAGAAPVFEIDGRAVGAGIVGPVTTALRKRHAAALRGDTEHGWVTPLS; encoded by the coding sequence ATGGCGCAACCTCATTCGCATGTGTTTCTCGGTGACCGGCTCGTTCCCGCCGATCAGGCGACCGTGGGGGTCGCATCTTCGGCTGTGTTGTACGGGCTGAGCGTGTACACGGTGTTTCCGGTGCTGGTCGAGGGCGGGGCGCGGCATGCGTTTCGGTTGGCTGATCATTTTCGCAGGCTCGAGGAGTCGTGCAAGATCATCGGGATCGATCGGTTCGCGCAGGAGTGGGACTACGCGCGGTTCGAGGTGGGGGTACGGGAGTTGGTCGCGGCCAACGCTCCTGCCGATGACGTGTTCGTGCGGGTGAGCGTGCATGTGGTGGAGTCGATTCCGGGGACACGGGTGCGCGGGTGCGCGATTCAGGTGAGCATGTTCGTCTATGACGCGGTACCGATCGTGCCGCAGGACGGGATGCGGTTGAAGTCGAGTCCGTGGCGGCGGATTCCGGACAACGCGATTCCCTCGCGGGCGAAAGTCAATGGGGCGTATGTGAATTCGGTGCTGGCCAAGCAGGACGCGATCGACAGCGGCTACGACGATTGCGTCTTCCTGGACGGTGGCGGGCATGTCTGTGAGCTGTCGGCGGCCAACATCTTCCTGGTGCGCGGCGGCACGCTGATCACGCCGGACGTGTCGTGCGACATCCTCGACGGGATCAACCGCCGCACGGTGCTCACCCTCGCCCGCGAGGAGGGAATCCCGGTGCGGGAGCGCACGGTCGACCTGACCGAGCTCTACATCGCCGACGAGGTGTTCGTCACCGGCACCTCGGCGGGCGCGGCGCCGGTCTTCGAGATCGACGGGCGCGCGGTCGGCGCGGGCATCGTCGGACCGGTCACCACGGCGCTACGCAAACGGCACGCGGCGGCGCTGCGTGGCGACACCGAGCACGGCTGGGTCACTCCACTGTCTTGA
- a CDS encoding serine hydrolase domain-containing protein: MGHSRGVFSGIVALALVSASLFAAPVHAAPRGGVECSVTSGRELERAMPEQVGLDPAKLAEALQFADSRNRLNVQVFRHNCLVGEGPRNEETGNVAWNIWSVTKSVVSLLTGIASDQGKLAIDAPIDRYLPPGLGDAAHRAITVENLLTETSGMKVGVLTEGITAVIPVDPHSAVQALAVELTNPPGTTFSYSQRNVDLLSYVIELAVGEPLQDFAQRELFGPLGIAGEDYYWARDRSGFTYGYAHLLMPPNNLAKIGLLVANDGRWGAERVISDDYLRKARTPSPQNRCYGYLFWVGADCAESPDFLPPDTFFMSGLALQNVFFMPELDLMVMWTGAFGNITEHGARGVIAHPEELPHEFFRRLFAAFTDTPVPVAEPYVEPPLEFEASKLFDAEILLAVFGIGKGAYPGCTVFNCLDQPLAPPFASIPPGCAILVCLGDDPRTPGIKTVE; encoded by the coding sequence ATGGGGCACAGCAGGGGTGTTTTCTCGGGCATTGTTGCGTTGGCGTTGGTTTCGGCGAGCCTGTTCGCGGCGCCGGTTCACGCGGCTCCGCGGGGTGGGGTGGAGTGCTCGGTGACCTCGGGCCGGGAGTTGGAGCGGGCCATGCCCGAGCAGGTGGGGCTGGATCCGGCGAAGCTCGCGGAGGCGTTGCAGTTCGCGGATTCGCGCAATCGGCTCAATGTGCAAGTGTTCCGGCACAACTGCCTGGTGGGTGAGGGGCCGCGCAACGAGGAGACCGGCAATGTCGCGTGGAACATCTGGAGTGTCACCAAGTCGGTGGTGTCGCTGCTCACCGGGATCGCCTCCGATCAGGGGAAACTCGCGATCGACGCGCCGATCGATCGGTATCTGCCCCCTGGGCTCGGTGACGCCGCGCATCGGGCGATCACGGTGGAGAACCTGCTCACCGAGACTTCCGGGATGAAGGTGGGGGTGCTCACCGAAGGAATCACCGCGGTGATTCCGGTCGATCCGCACAGTGCGGTGCAGGCGCTCGCGGTGGAGCTCACGAATCCGCCGGGGACCACGTTCAGCTACAGCCAGCGCAATGTGGATCTGCTGTCGTATGTGATCGAGCTGGCCGTCGGCGAACCGCTGCAGGACTTCGCGCAGCGTGAGCTGTTCGGTCCGCTCGGCATCGCCGGCGAGGACTATTACTGGGCGCGCGACCGGTCCGGCTTCACCTATGGGTACGCCCATCTGTTGATGCCGCCCAACAACCTCGCCAAGATCGGTCTGCTCGTGGCCAACGACGGTCGCTGGGGCGCCGAACGCGTGATCTCGGACGACTATCTGCGCAAGGCGCGCACACCGTCACCACAGAACAGGTGCTACGGGTATCTGTTCTGGGTGGGTGCCGACTGTGCCGAGTCGCCGGACTTCCTGCCGCCCGACACCTTCTTCATGTCGGGTCTGGCGTTGCAGAACGTCTTCTTCATGCCGGAGCTCGACCTGATGGTCATGTGGACGGGTGCGTTCGGCAACATCACCGAGCACGGGGCCCGCGGGGTGATCGCGCACCCCGAGGAACTGCCGCACGAGTTCTTCCGGCGGTTGTTCGCCGCGTTCACCGACACCCCGGTGCCGGTGGCCGAGCCGTATGTGGAACCACCGCTGGAGTTCGAGGCGAGCAAGCTGTTCGACGCCGAGATCCTGCTCGCGGTGTTCGGGATCGGCAAGGGCGCCTACCCCGGCTGCACCGTCTTCAACTGCCTCGATCAGCCGCTCGCCCCACCGTTCGCCAGCATCCCGCCCGGCTGCGCGATCCTGGTCTGCCTCGGCGACGACCCGCGCACTCCGGGCATCAAGACAGTGGAGTGA
- the atzF gene encoding allophanate hydrolase, whose protein sequence is MTARLLDNASVTARVAAAYARITEVDRPEVWITLRPRDELTAEAVELERRLTEGANLPLAGLLVAVKDNIDVAGLPTTAACPEFAYPAAESAAAVARLVEAGALILGKTNLDQFATGLVGTRSPYGAVRNALRPELIAGGSSSGSAAAVALGIADIALGTDTAGSGRVPAALHGIVGIKASLGVIPAHGVVPACADYDAVTVFAADLDLAVTAAATLTGAEPRDPRSRVWPADVALAASPRPKVAIPRPADLEPLSPAYRAAFADTVATLRDRGATITEIDISELLEAARLLYDGAIVAERYAAVGEFVSKGAAGLDPTVAGIISAAGQLDAHLFAADLDTLAVARAATTALLTDYDGLLIPTTTEHPSIAEVAADPVAINRRLGTYTNFCNLLDLAAVAVPGVPTADGLPFGVTFVVPGFADQRAVDLAALLAGEPEAPLLVRTGVPLAVFGAHLRGQPLHWQLEQLGARFTGEITTTDAYRLTALDTVPPKPGLVRHGDGLGAPIRGELFLVSPGGLGRFLAELPPPMALTSIELADGRSVIGFACSYDAAVAATDITEHGGWVAYLQKH, encoded by the coding sequence ATGACCGCACGACTACTCGACAACGCCTCGGTGACCGCCCGGGTCGCCGCCGCGTACGCGCGGATCACCGAGGTGGACCGGCCGGAGGTGTGGATCACGCTGCGTCCGCGCGACGAGCTGACCGCCGAGGCGGTCGAGCTGGAGCGTCGGCTCACCGAGGGTGCGAACCTGCCGCTGGCCGGGCTGCTCGTCGCGGTGAAGGACAACATCGATGTCGCAGGTCTGCCGACCACCGCCGCCTGCCCCGAATTCGCCTACCCGGCCGCTGAATCCGCCGCGGCCGTCGCGCGGTTGGTCGAGGCGGGTGCGCTGATCCTCGGCAAGACCAATCTGGACCAGTTCGCGACCGGGCTCGTCGGCACCCGCAGCCCGTACGGCGCGGTGCGCAACGCCCTGCGTCCCGAGTTGATCGCCGGCGGGTCGAGTTCGGGTTCGGCGGCGGCCGTCGCCCTCGGGATCGCCGATATCGCGCTCGGCACCGACACCGCCGGGTCGGGCCGGGTGCCGGCCGCACTGCACGGCATCGTCGGGATCAAGGCGAGTCTCGGCGTGATTCCCGCGCACGGCGTGGTCCCGGCCTGCGCCGACTACGACGCGGTCACCGTGTTCGCCGCCGACCTGGACCTGGCCGTCACCGCCGCCGCGACCCTGACGGGCGCCGAACCGCGCGACCCGCGCAGCCGGGTCTGGCCCGCCGATGTCGCGCTCGCGGCGTCCCCGCGGCCGAAGGTGGCCATCCCGCGCCCAGCCGATCTCGAGCCACTGAGTCCGGCCTACCGCGCCGCGTTCGCCGACACCGTTGCCACCCTGCGTGATCGGGGCGCCACGATCACCGAGATCGACATCTCCGAACTGCTGGAAGCGGCGCGGCTGCTCTACGACGGCGCCATCGTGGCCGAACGCTACGCCGCGGTGGGCGAGTTCGTCAGCAAGGGCGCGGCCGGGCTCGACCCGACCGTGGCCGGCATCATCAGCGCGGCGGGGCAACTCGACGCACACCTCTTCGCCGCCGATCTCGACACCCTCGCCGTCGCCCGCGCCGCCACGACCGCGCTGCTCACCGACTACGACGGTCTGCTGATCCCGACCACCACCGAGCACCCCTCGATCGCCGAGGTCGCGGCCGATCCGGTGGCGATCAACCGCCGCCTCGGCACCTACACCAACTTCTGCAATCTGCTCGACCTCGCCGCCGTCGCCGTCCCCGGCGTGCCCACCGCCGATGGGCTGCCGTTCGGCGTGACCTTCGTCGTCCCCGGTTTCGCCGACCAACGCGCCGTCGACCTGGCGGCGCTGCTGGCCGGAGAACCCGAGGCGCCCTTGCTCGTCCGGACCGGCGTCCCGCTCGCGGTCTTCGGCGCCCACCTGCGCGGCCAGCCGCTGCACTGGCAGCTCGAACAGCTCGGCGCCCGCTTCACCGGTGAGATCACCACCACCGACGCCTACCGGCTCACCGCCCTGGACACCGTCCCGCCCAAGCCCGGCCTGGTGCGCCACGGCGACGGCCTCGGCGCGCCGATCCGCGGTGAACTGTTCCTCGTCTCCCCCGGCGGACTCGGCCGATTCCTGGCCGAACTCCCCCCGCCCATGGCCCTGACCAGCATCGAACTCGCCGATGGCCGCTCGGTGATCGGCTTCGCGTGCAGCTACGACGCCGCCGTGGCCGCCACCGACATCACCGAACACGGCGGCTGGGTGGCCTACCTACAGAAACATTGA
- the uca gene encoding urea carboxylase, with the protein MSLHFDTVLIANRGEIACRIIRSARELGLKTVAVYSEADAAAPHVRHADAAVLLGPGPAAQSYLLADRVIEAALVTGAGAIHPGYGFLSENAEFATAAAEAGLAFVGPTPEQLKVFGDKHTAREAARAVGVPLIPGSGLLDSAEHAVAEAERTGLPVMLKAVGGGGGIGMQACHDADEVRTAFTRVQRLAAANFAAAGVFLERFVAKARHVEVQLFGDGHGRVVSLGTRDCSLQRRNQKVLEEAPAPGLTEELTEELLSTSRLLAQSVDYRSAGTVEFVYDIERDAASFLEVNTRLQVEHPVTESVTGVDLVAWMLRLAGGDAAMLDDLPDAGPALTGSAVEARVYAEDPGQDYRPSAGLITEAWFPSRARVDTWVATGTEVSSHYDPMLAKIITTGPTRTDAFAALGDALADTALYGVQTNLAQLRHAAVDPVVLAAAHSTATMTGIVPATRRAEVLRAGTMTTIQDHPGRIGLWQVGIPPSGPMDDLSFTLANIAVGNPAGAPGLECTLQGPKLSFTAPVTICVTGAPTPVTVDRADAPMWTPIELPAGAVLEIGAPADTGLRTYLAIRGGIDAPLYHGSAATFTLGGFGGITGRALVTGDVLGLQPDTGAPTAAVPVERRPDFTHGWQLAVGEGPQTAPSYFTDDDMTQFYGAEWKVGAHANRTGIRLDGPKPTWSRTDGGDAGLHPSNLHDNPYSVGALNVSGDTPILLGPDGPSLGGFACPLTVVSAQRWKLGQLRPGDTIRFVPVDESGAERLRADPASRASNLVPDHGVALRDRGILRSRAADGDRPQVAYLRGGDDNVLVEYGPMALDLGLRMRVHALSEALSTSGLTGIVDITPGVRSLHIHFDPEVLPQHRLLGTLAEIEDDLPATGALVVPSRTIRLPMSFDDPSIVEAIDRYRSGVRDTAPWLPSTIEFIRRINGLDSIEQVRDTVFSAEYLVLGLGDVYLGAPLAVPLDPRHRLVTTKYNPARTWTPSDAVGIGGKYLCVYGMESPGGYQLIGRTVPIWSGYRQSAPFESGTPWLFRFFDRIVWEPVDPEQLLEYRAAAAAGRFEAEVTEGSFVLADHLRLLAEDADSIAEFEATQAAAFAVERQAWQESGEFERGGTVDQVVETTVDPLAGLPADATVVTAPMTGNVWRVDVAEGQSLAAGATVAVLEAMKLELPVSTPDGGVVLKVLAAPGTKVEPGTPLAVIGVD; encoded by the coding sequence GTGAGTTTGCACTTCGACACGGTGCTCATCGCCAATCGCGGTGAGATCGCCTGCCGCATCATCCGTTCCGCGCGCGAGCTGGGGCTGAAGACGGTCGCCGTCTACTCCGAGGCCGATGCCGCCGCCCCACACGTCCGCCACGCCGACGCCGCGGTCCTGCTCGGGCCCGGCCCGGCCGCCCAGTCCTACCTGCTGGCCGATCGTGTCATCGAGGCCGCCCTGGTCACTGGGGCGGGCGCGATCCATCCCGGCTACGGATTCCTCTCCGAGAACGCCGAATTCGCGACCGCGGCGGCCGAGGCGGGACTGGCCTTCGTCGGTCCGACGCCGGAGCAGCTGAAAGTGTTCGGCGACAAACACACCGCACGCGAGGCCGCGCGTGCGGTCGGCGTCCCGCTGATTCCGGGTTCGGGACTGCTGGATTCGGCCGAGCACGCCGTGGCCGAGGCCGAGCGGACCGGCTTGCCGGTGATGCTCAAGGCTGTCGGTGGCGGCGGCGGCATCGGCATGCAGGCCTGTCATGACGCCGACGAGGTGCGGACCGCGTTCACCCGGGTCCAGCGCCTTGCCGCCGCGAATTTCGCCGCCGCCGGGGTGTTTCTGGAGCGGTTCGTCGCCAAGGCGCGCCACGTCGAGGTGCAGTTGTTCGGCGACGGACACGGCCGCGTGGTCTCCCTCGGCACCAGGGACTGCTCGCTGCAGCGCCGCAATCAGAAGGTCCTGGAGGAAGCACCTGCCCCCGGACTCACCGAGGAGTTGACCGAGGAACTCCTGTCGACCTCACGGCTGCTCGCCCAGTCCGTCGACTACCGCTCCGCGGGCACGGTCGAGTTCGTCTACGACATCGAGCGCGACGCCGCCTCCTTCCTCGAGGTGAACACCCGCCTGCAGGTGGAACACCCGGTGACCGAATCCGTCACCGGCGTCGATCTGGTGGCCTGGATGCTGCGTCTCGCGGGCGGCGACGCGGCCATGCTCGACGACCTGCCCGACGCGGGCCCCGCGCTCACCGGCAGCGCGGTCGAGGCCAGGGTCTACGCCGAGGACCCCGGCCAGGACTACCGGCCCAGCGCCGGGCTGATCACCGAGGCGTGGTTCCCGAGCCGAGCGCGGGTCGACACCTGGGTCGCCACCGGCACCGAAGTGTCCTCGCACTACGACCCGATGTTGGCCAAGATCATCACCACCGGCCCGACCCGCACCGACGCGTTCGCCGCGCTCGGCGACGCGCTGGCCGACACCGCGCTCTACGGCGTGCAGACCAACCTCGCCCAATTGCGCCACGCCGCGGTCGATCCCGTCGTCCTCGCCGCGGCGCACAGCACCGCGACCATGACCGGCATCGTCCCGGCCACCCGCCGTGCCGAGGTTCTGCGCGCGGGCACCATGACCACGATCCAGGACCATCCCGGTCGAATCGGCTTGTGGCAGGTGGGAATTCCGCCGTCGGGTCCGATGGACGATCTCTCGTTCACGCTGGCCAACATCGCCGTCGGCAATCCGGCGGGCGCGCCCGGCCTCGAATGCACACTGCAGGGCCCGAAGCTGAGTTTCACCGCGCCGGTGACGATCTGCGTCACGGGCGCGCCCACCCCGGTGACCGTCGACCGCGCCGACGCACCGATGTGGACGCCGATCGAGCTCCCCGCAGGGGCCGTACTCGAGATCGGCGCGCCCGCCGACACCGGACTGCGCACCTACCTGGCCATCCGCGGTGGCATCGACGCGCCGCTCTATCACGGCAGCGCCGCGACATTCACCCTCGGCGGCTTCGGCGGCATCACCGGACGCGCGCTGGTCACCGGCGATGTCCTCGGCCTGCAACCCGACACCGGCGCACCGACCGCCGCGGTGCCGGTCGAGCGTCGACCCGATTTCACCCACGGCTGGCAGCTGGCGGTCGGCGAGGGCCCGCAGACCGCGCCGTCGTACTTCACCGACGACGACATGACCCAGTTCTACGGGGCCGAATGGAAGGTCGGCGCACACGCCAACCGCACCGGCATCCGCCTCGACGGCCCGAAACCGACCTGGTCACGCACCGACGGCGGCGACGCGGGTCTGCATCCGTCGAACCTGCACGACAACCCCTACAGCGTGGGCGCGCTGAACGTCTCCGGCGACACCCCGATCCTGCTCGGGCCCGACGGCCCCAGCCTCGGCGGCTTCGCCTGCCCGCTGACGGTCGTCTCGGCTCAGCGCTGGAAGCTCGGTCAGTTGCGTCCCGGCGACACGATCCGGTTCGTCCCCGTCGACGAGTCCGGCGCCGAACGGCTGCGCGCCGATCCGGCGTCGCGGGCGAGCAATCTGGTGCCCGATCATGGTGTGGCGCTGCGTGATCGAGGCATCCTGCGCAGCAGGGCCGCTGACGGCGACCGCCCGCAGGTCGCCTATCTACGCGGCGGCGACGACAACGTACTCGTCGAATACGGGCCGATGGCACTGGATCTCGGTCTGCGCATGCGGGTGCACGCCCTGTCGGAAGCGCTGTCGACCAGCGGCCTGACCGGCATCGTCGACATCACCCCCGGCGTGCGCTCGCTGCACATCCACTTCGATCCCGAGGTCCTCCCGCAGCACCGTTTACTCGGCACCCTCGCCGAGATCGAGGACGACCTGCCCGCCACCGGTGCGCTGGTGGTGCCCAGCCGAACCATCCGACTGCCGATGTCGTTCGACGACCCCTCCATCGTCGAGGCCATCGACCGCTACCGCAGTGGCGTGCGCGACACCGCACCGTGGCTGCCCTCCACCATCGAGTTCATCCGCCGGATCAACGGTCTCGACAGCATCGAGCAGGTCCGTGACACAGTGTTCTCGGCGGAGTACCTGGTGCTCGGTCTCGGCGATGTGTATCTCGGTGCGCCGCTGGCGGTTCCGCTCGATCCGCGCCACCGTCTGGTGACCACCAAGTACAACCCCGCCCGCACCTGGACCCCGTCCGACGCCGTCGGCATCGGCGGCAAGTACCTGTGCGTGTACGGCATGGAGTCGCCCGGCGGCTACCAGCTGATCGGCCGCACCGTGCCGATCTGGTCGGGCTACCGGCAGAGCGCGCCGTTCGAGTCGGGCACGCCGTGGCTGTTCCGGTTCTTCGACCGGATCGTCTGGGAGCCGGTCGATCCCGAGCAGCTGCTCGAGTATCGGGCCGCCGCGGCCGCGGGTCGCTTCGAGGCCGAGGTGACCGAGGGCAGTTTCGTCCTCGCCGACCACCTGCGCCTGCTCGCCGAGGACGCGGACTCGATCGCGGAGTTCGAGGCCACGCAAGCCGCGGCCTTCGCCGTCGAGCGACAAGCCTGGCAGGAGTCAGGCGAATTCGAGCGTGGCGGCACCGTCGACCAGGTCGTCGAGACCACCGTGGACCCCCTCGCCGGGCTCCCCGCCGACGCCACCGTCGTCACCGCGCCGATGACCGGCAACGTGTGGCGGGTAGACGTGGCCGAGGGGCAGAGCCTGGCCGCCGGCGCCACCGTAGCGGTGCTCGAAGCCATGAAGCTCGAACTACCGGTGTCAACACCGGACGGTGGCGTCGTACTGAAAGTGCTCGCCGCACCGGGGACCAAGGTGGAACCCGGAACCCCTCTCGCAGTGATCGGAGTCGACTGA
- a CDS encoding GntR family transcriptional regulator gives MSTSMETPAEATGKPLRDVVYETLRGELMNGGIKFGERLTEPKLSTRFGISRTPVREALTMLCSDGLLQREEFGFSPVRPSVPRIRDLYELRLTLELGGVARIMTNPDLTHDRALLLAERERWLTLQADPPEQQPGFVVVDEEFHVALLTSAGNAEMVRALLSVNSRIRHVRMYDFMVNNRIETTISEHLGILDAILADELALGYQLLHTHIGESLDVVLERISRAIAAMSMAE, from the coding sequence ATGTCGACATCGATGGAGACACCGGCCGAGGCCACCGGTAAACCGCTGCGGGACGTGGTCTACGAGACCTTGCGCGGCGAGCTGATGAACGGCGGGATCAAGTTCGGCGAGCGGCTCACCGAACCCAAACTGTCCACCCGATTCGGGATCTCCCGGACGCCGGTGCGCGAGGCACTGACCATGCTCTGCTCCGACGGGCTGCTGCAACGCGAGGAGTTCGGCTTCAGCCCGGTCCGTCCCAGTGTGCCGCGCATCCGCGATCTGTACGAGTTGCGGCTGACGCTCGAGCTGGGCGGCGTGGCCCGGATCATGACCAACCCCGACCTCACCCATGACCGCGCGCTGCTGCTGGCCGAACGCGAGCGCTGGCTGACGCTGCAGGCCGATCCGCCGGAGCAGCAGCCGGGGTTCGTCGTGGTCGACGAGGAGTTCCACGTCGCGCTGCTCACCTCGGCCGGCAATGCCGAGATGGTGCGAGCGCTACTGTCGGTGAACTCACGGATCCGCCACGTCCGCATGTACGACTTCATGGTCAACAACCGCATCGAGACCACCATCTCCGAGCACCTCGGCATCCTCGACGCGATCCTGGCCGACGAACTGGCACTGGGCTACCAACTCCTGCACACCCACATCGGTGAATCGCTGGATGTGGTCCTCGAGCGGATCTCCCGCGCGATCGCCGCCATGTCGATGGCCGAATAG
- a CDS encoding HAD family hydrolase, whose product MSPLAELLRARRTVLLDFDGPICAVFSSITDLQVATELVAIAGAEHLPQSVRAANDPFDVLRHAADHRDGESLVAIEARFRDLECAAVDTADPTPGAEEVLRALSARKYRVGVVTNNSAAAADRYLRRLGLRSTVGVIVGRPGTRVDLLKPSPFLLTTALRQLSVQPDDALFVGDSMSDVVAGHSAGVSCVALANKSGKAERFASLQPESTITSMLELLDALAV is encoded by the coding sequence GTGAGCCCGCTGGCCGAACTTCTGCGTGCACGCAGGACGGTTCTGTTGGATTTCGACGGGCCAATCTGCGCAGTATTCAGCTCAATCACCGACCTGCAGGTAGCGACGGAGCTAGTTGCCATCGCCGGTGCCGAACACCTGCCGCAGTCAGTCCGCGCAGCAAACGACCCGTTTGATGTTCTGCGTCATGCTGCCGACCACCGCGACGGCGAGTCACTGGTCGCGATCGAAGCGAGGTTCCGCGACCTTGAATGCGCCGCGGTGGATACCGCCGATCCAACCCCAGGCGCGGAGGAAGTCCTACGTGCGCTTTCCGCACGGAAGTACCGGGTTGGCGTCGTAACGAACAACTCGGCGGCAGCGGCGGATCGCTACCTTCGGCGCCTGGGGCTTCGATCTACCGTGGGCGTGATCGTCGGTCGGCCAGGTACTCGAGTTGACCTCCTAAAACCCAGTCCGTTCCTGCTCACAACCGCGCTGCGGCAGCTGTCGGTGCAGCCCGATGACGCGCTGTTCGTCGGTGACTCGATGTCAGATGTTGTAGCCGGGCACTCTGCTGGTGTCTCGTGCGTCGCGCTGGCAAATAAATCAGGCAAGGCCGAGCGGTTCGCCAGCCTTCAGCCAGAGTCCACGATTACATCGATGCTCGAGCTACTGGATGCCCTCGCCGTGTAG
- a CDS encoding GntR family transcriptional regulator, producing MDELDPDDPRPPYQQVANALRAAILTRTFEPGEKLPSGPVLAQRYGVARMTIQQAIRVLRDDGLVVSRQGSGVFVRERTERPVGLRPHLERAFEEPNVTIDFAGFSGETLNGAIAEPLDKIRHGRLRPETLSVRLLVPDDAVPWALPAEVGTLADSPAFRRRANRIMERHALAVIDTVLELGRLGLVSSASASVRVWPAPPQFKLYLFNRATAFFGYYPVVEHEVPLNGATTAIWDLMGKDATLFEFSSTNDPDSTGSQFVAQSQLWFDSIWTSVAKDYDA from the coding sequence ATGGATGAACTCGACCCGGACGACCCCCGTCCCCCGTATCAGCAGGTGGCCAACGCCCTGCGCGCCGCGATCCTGACCCGCACATTCGAGCCCGGCGAAAAGCTGCCGTCAGGCCCGGTACTCGCGCAGCGGTATGGCGTGGCCCGAATGACCATTCAGCAAGCGATCCGAGTGCTACGGGATGACGGGCTCGTCGTGTCGCGACAGGGCAGCGGCGTCTTCGTGCGCGAGCGAACCGAGCGGCCAGTTGGCCTGCGTCCGCATCTCGAAAGAGCATTCGAAGAACCCAACGTCACGATCGATTTCGCCGGGTTCTCCGGCGAGACGTTGAACGGCGCGATTGCCGAACCGCTCGACAAGATCCGACATGGCCGCCTTCGTCCCGAAACCCTGTCGGTCCGTCTGCTCGTTCCTGACGATGCGGTCCCGTGGGCGCTCCCCGCCGAGGTAGGCACTCTGGCCGACAGTCCCGCATTCCGCCGCCGGGCGAACAGGATCATGGAGCGGCACGCCCTCGCCGTCATCGACACCGTGTTGGAACTCGGTCGCCTCGGCCTGGTCTCAAGTGCATCCGCATCTGTGCGTGTTTGGCCAGCACCGCCCCAGTTCAAGCTGTATCTGTTCAACAGGGCAACCGCGTTCTTCGGGTACTACCCCGTTGTTGAGCACGAGGTGCCGCTGAACGGGGCAACAACGGCGATATGGGACCTCATGGGCAAGGACGCCACGCTGTTCGAGTTCAGCTCCACGAACGATCCTGATTCGACAGGCAGCCAGTTCGTTGCGCAATCACAGCTGTGGTTCGACAGCATCTGGACTTCGGTGGCCAAGGACTACGACGCGTGA